In Silene latifolia isolate original U9 population chromosome 6, ASM4854445v1, whole genome shotgun sequence, the genomic window aaagggaagatggaacaGGAAAAGCAGATGAAAAGCTGTACAGAAGCATTGTGGGTGGATTAAATTATCTCACTCACACAAGACCAGACATAGCATTCAGTGTGAGTGTTGTTTCCAGGTTCTTGCACAGTCCAACAAAGCAGCATCTGGGTGCAGCAAAGAGAATCCTGAGATATGTTGCAGGAACAGTTGAGAAGGGAATCTGGTATGAGGCTTCTGATAATTTCAGTTTGGTTGGATACACTGACAGTGATTGGGCAGGTAGTCTTGATGACAGGAAGAGTACATCTGGCTCTATGTTTACACTAGGGTCAGGGGCTATTACATGGAGTTCAAAGAAGCAGGACACTGTTGCATTATCATCTAGTGAAGCTGAGTATGTGGCCTCAGGTTCTGCTGCTAGACAAGCTGTCTGGCTGAGAAAGCTACTGGTTGATTTGGGGAATGAACAAGCAAAGGCTACTGTGTTGTGGTGTGACAACAAGTCTGCCATTGCAATGACAAAGAACCCTGCATATCATGCAAGGACTAAGCACATTGAAGTGCAGCACCATTTCATCAGAGGGCTAGTAAGTGAAGGAAAGGTTGAATTTGAACTTCGTGGTACCAATGATCGAATCTTTGATCTTTTCACCAAGAGTCTGACTCAAGCCAAGCATCAAATGTTCATGGAAAGGATTGGAGTTCGTAGCATTTGAATTAAGGGGAGGTATTAGAATTAATCCAAATGTTCTAATCATAAGTTCCTGAATTGTAGGACTTATTAGTTGCATTTCTGTTTTTTGCTTTCCTGCATTATAGTAGTTGAAAAAGTGGTGATCCTATTGTCTAGGCATTACTTCAGTCGTGGTTTAAGGCATCAGTTGCTACCACattatttttctatttaagcaatGTAATTTCCATTCAATTAATCAAGAAAtcttctccctttctcatatttgttttaaataaacCTCACAAAATTCACAACAGTTTAAGATTTCCGACAAGGTGCTTGTCGGATTTTAATGATTATGCAATTCTGGGTCTCTCGCCGTTTGCTTCTAAGTACGACGTTAAGTTTGCGTACAAAAGATTGGCTTTGAAGGTTCGATTCTTATTtcccctgttttttttttttttttttttttttttttgttttatttacgAATTTCGTCATTGTTTTTAAATGTTGGTTAaatattattttgaattataTTTGCAGTATCATCCGGATGTGATCAAAGGTGATCATATAGCTGAGAAGAATCAAACTTTTCGAGAAATAAAATCTGCATATGAGGTTAACTTCTTTGTTAagttttgtttattttattttatcttaatGGAGCTGACTTGAATTGGATGACGTAAATTCAAATTACGAGTTTTCAGCATGTCTTTGCATCTTTTCTTTTAAGAAAGCTAACATCTGATCGATCAGCCTCTATAGATATGCATTATATTTAAGTCATATAGACTCGACGAAAACTTTTAAACAAAGCATTTGGCATATTAAATTTAAACATAGAATTGATCACGAAGCATAGGTCATGATTCTcatgaatcattttttttttttttttagaaaatatttGGGAGATAAATCAATAATGGACGTCATGGCCGAATTTTGGACGATAAATTTGTGGTTAGCTTTTGTCGCAATTGCATGGAAGAAATCAAAAGAGAGATGATCGTGATTAGTTTTTGTGTCGTGTACAACAataacagctagtcttgcttgtgacgggctaattgTCGTCTCGAAACGATTTCTCATAAAAGGGAGATGGAGATGAGGTGGGGACACCCCCACGCCTTCCCACTCACCtttcaatgggtattttgtgagagaaaacgatattcgtcacaagcttgtgacggatatcgccgtcacaaatgagaatttgtgcaacAATAAAGCCACACATGTAAATATTTCTTTTAAACGGCAATAGTTAAAAAACGTCATATTCGGCCATACTTAATCCGTTTGAAATTTAAGACGATGTATATGTCCGAAAGAACTTATTGTGCTATTTAGAAAAAAAGAAATTTCTTGTATAGGCATATATCGGAAAATTAGCATGTACGAGTAATTTATACAAATACACGTGTAAAACCGTCTCCCAATAAATTATTAGTGTTAGTGTGTTAGTTTATGTATTTTAATGATTTGCCCTTCATCTTATTAAAAATGCAGAGCCTAATGCAGAAATTTGAAGAGGAAGAACAATTGCAAATGGCGCAATCGTTTGATGAGTACGAGGAATGGGACGAGTGGATGGGTTTTGAAGGAGGCATGCCTGCTTCTTATAATTCTTGTTAATGTTGCAGTAGCAGATTTTGGAGTAAATGATCAAGGGACAGAGGTCTAAAGTATAAATTTCGTGTGTAAAGATTTAAGACTTAATTATTGAGCAAGGGGGAGTTGTATGTATGATAATTTTACACTGAAATATGAAAAATCGGAGAGAGTCTGACACCTCTCGCGATAATTAGGTCCTCCACTGCTACTATTGACCTTGTAAATTTGAATTTCTATTTCTGCTTCTGTAAATTAAGTCTTCGGTGTAAAAAAAGGTGCATGATTATTATTGATTACTAATGTCATTTACATTTAATTTATCTGAATAATAACATTACCAATTCTCATGTAAGGTCGTCATGCCATATTAACatgaataaattaaaaattactcccttttaaaatcctgttttctaaaattactcccttatataattttttcataaaattactcccttaatatgcacttttatcaaaaattatttcaaaactccaatttagGCGACTTATTACGTCTGTTTTTGAACCTATTCTCCATTGTTATACGTTTCAAAGCATAAATTGGCTAAGATACAAACGAAATAAGTTCATAAAATGACGGAATAAGTAACTTAAGTTGGTGTTTTGAACcaatttttgataaaagtttattttaagggagtacttttagaaaaaaattatatatgggagtaattttaaaaaactggattttaaaagggagtaatttttaatttactctaTTAACATTAAGACTTACAGTAATTAATAGCGGACCTCGAGTAAAATGTCAAGGGGGGCCGAGAATGAGAGTTGACACCGCCTTTTACATATAAAGTTGTAGTATTAAAATAAAAAGAGGATTAATGGTGGTGTCGGGAATTGAaccatcactactacaaatttaggcaactacaacgcccctttaacaacgattattcacgaaaatcacaatagacgttgtagaatgtatggcgcgaattttactaaaataaattacaacgggtatggttataaaaaccgttgttattagttttaacaacgggtcacacatgcacaaccgttgttaataatttgacgcaaaattggcgcaaagttagtgaaaagtaattacaacggttatttttgaaacccgttgttaaaacttattcaacaacgggtgtttttttacaaccgttgttaaaacatatttcacaacggttgttgtttaataaccgttgtcaataccttccatactataaaccacacaaacaagtTCTGCTGCGtgcccacaaaacacaacccttaatacacaaacacaaacacggcagacaaacaaacacaaaacacatacacactctctttctctctttctctatttctctctttctcatcgtcgctttatcttctcgccgtcattgtgatttcatcgtctattacgttacGTATTTATCGATGTAAATCTCGCCATCACtttgtcatcgtcattattttctttttctatttatttcttttgcatatatgtgtttttatcgaccattatgttatttgtttaagtattgttcgcataattagttactaaaacaatgaagaagcaagatgaagaagtaagataaacataattaatatatatatatatatatttataaatacataaattaaaaaaaaattacatatgtaaaaatgcaattcttatattttcatggaggatcttattgtgctctatcgtatccatcctctcctccttggctatttggaggttagTTCAGCAGAttctatatcgtcatatagccgccgCAACCGggccgctccgtcaagccatcttctttggcgtgcttgatgcgggatcgagcttccgcaaggtagctctgaaactttcctcaatatggaggaacaggcggatgaagttgttgttgttctcgatcatggtaagagtctttaggatgaaatcattcattttcttagagtttttgagtttgatttgaaagattaagtagagtttgttttaacagttagagtttggagatgaatatatgagataatggaaatgttagttgagatatgcaatgtatttatactaagcaatgtgtgggttgagttaattgctttttaattaatatatatgttaggaagttgtgccataatcatcatcatctctctcaataatgctgcttcaaatcctattactaacccttctcattccatattatccgttcatatgtaaagtgaatgtcggtaataatgcatgcattggaattctaacagtagtaattatgcatgcatctagtaatatttaattttttttttttttttttttttttttttaagaacaaacaacaacggttattttaaaacaacctgttgtctttagttataacaacggttttgtatattacaacccgttgttataactttcccccaaaattgagtcacactttccacaacgggttttatacataaaaccgtggttaatagttttaacaacggtttccttaagtaaaccaaccgttgttaaaaccttctacaacggacgctttaacaacgtccgcttttttatataacaacggtttttgaccgttgttatagcctgtatctgtagtagtgcatgGTCTGATTGGTCTCCACTCTCTTCTCTCAATAGTTGCCTTGCAAAGCACTAGACcacatccccctactactaagagaataaaaattctcttagttttccctccaaaaggcatctaactaaataaggtaacaagtaaaaaaaaattcattacattattatcttttcaattaacatattcttataattaaactataatctttttaattaaaattcatatttatgactttttcattaaaatccataatttattatgcaatcCTTTCCATTTCCATAGATATTATTCTTCATCAGTTTCACTTTAAAATTACGCATACCTGTTTCTTATGCAATCCTTAATATAATTATTGACATCACTTGCAACCTAAAATTACGTAAATATGTTTCTTATATTATCctcatcagttacactctaaatatggtgtatattttaaaggacatgtaattaaaaataaaaaaaatattagtctaattattcgtaaatcgtctttttaagTGCGTGCTATACTGTTTTTACATGTTTTTGTTATAAGGTTTATACGcgttttaattagattttacatTTTACACCacttaattgtaatttaatgtcataaattagtttcatgcaatgaTATAGCATTATAGAGATATTTTatagtaaagtaaaaatggtttaagacaaaaataacttaacttaaagtgtcttttgatggtaataaactttctttttctacctcttactaagattatatattagtacattataacattaaatgtacaattaatttatgcaattaatttaatgagaatgtctctttctaaaacaaaactaaaaaataccgtgctgtagcacgggatctacactagttatcAGTAATGATGCTTAACAAAGGCACAGAATGGGCCAGGCCTATGCCAACATAGCCTAAGATCCGCCACTGGCTACCGTTAGGATCATATGCATGCGCGAACATAACGATTAATGATTAACGATTGAGTTGGGCCCAAACTAGGATGATTGGATTTGGGTCAATATATGGGTCCAAGTGTTGTAGCATTACGTATTTTGGACACCAAAGGAAACGAGGCACACGAGTGCCTAGTGCACCGACTGCACAGTGCTATCATAGGACGCCCAAGGCCCAGTGTCGGCCCATTTGTTTACTTTTCTAACACGTTGTGACGGGTATCTTaactaaagataaataaatgattgagatgaAGGACGTTAACAACTACCTGGCATTTCACATGGAATTTTAATTATCGATTCTAATATATAAATATCTAATACTCGAACATGTTTCATTGGAAGTTTAATTTTTTAATAGATGGTATTACAAAGTTACAATAAATTTTTTGtaacattattttattatttaaagtaaaaatggtaatACACGTAATAAAAATcggttagtcttgctgaagacgggtagGAGCAaatgacgggtaatgccactcataAAACGGATAGGAGGGACAAAGTGGgagcacccccatgtgcttccctctctcctctatttgggtcatttgtgagagaaaatggtatacGTCACTCCAaaatgacggatacgtgccgtcttcaatgagattttgtgaataaAAATAAGCATGAATTGCAATTAAAGTGCCTAGGGTGAGCAAGTGGTGGTCAAAAGCTCGAAATAGGCATGGTAGAAGGTGGATTGGAATTTGTAACTTCATTTCGGCTTATTACTTCTCGTGTGGAATTTGTACGTCCATGAAAGCCGAGCTCCTAGCCCTCCTCTGCGGGTTGGAACGAGCAAAAGCCCTCCGTATTACCAAGCTCCTAATACACATGGATAATTCTCCATGTGTAAAAATCATTAACGAGAACCAACTCATGAGCAATAATTTGAAGTTTATCGTTAGACGATGTAAAGAGCTAATCAAGGAGAATCATTGGACGGTCAAGCTGGAACATACCTATAGAGAAGCCAACAGAGCAGCTGATTGTCTAGCTAATCGAGGTGTTCATTCTAGTACCATTCAGGTATATTTAGACTCTCCGTTAGATGAGATGCGTACCATTCTTCGCGAGGATATTTTTGGGGTCACAATACCTCATGTAATagctaataataattaattatgggGCTTTGCCCCtcatatgtaccaaaaaaaaaaaaaggtggattggtgttggggttggtgtttGTGTTGGGGTTGCATGGTACATGGGGATGTCATGCGTGCATGGATCGAAATAGGACCGAGCAACGGTCGAATTGAAATTTCACGTTAAACAAATGCATGAAACAAGAGTGGAAAATGGAAGGAAATCGAACACGacgataaattaattaaatttgtcAAAAATGcattttaaatcaattaaaaccgatttgtcAAAAGTAAATTTCTCCAATAAACTTTAAATCAATTTCAAATAAACAAATTATCTTATTATGGTTGGCAACATTAAACGATCTCCATGAACTACCAGTCAATTTTGAACCTATTACATGTTCGCTTCCTATCATCCATCATCGGATATTTGTTGGGAGCTGCAAATACGACTAGCATAAGCATTGCTACTAACCAATTACCAATGGTTAAGCCACTTCTATATCTTGCTAGTAACAAAGGCAGCAGAATTGGACACAACCGACATAAACTCGGAATCAGCGTCAAGGTTTCTCATTTCCTCAGGGATCAAGCTAATATAGGCATATGTTTCCAGACTCAACGAACCGCCCGGTCCAGGTATCATCATGACTAAATCCTTGAATACTTGACTTGCTGTTGTAACCCAAACCGGATTCCCCCACCCAAATTCCGATTCATAAACCGGCAAACTTCTCAATGTAGTAAACCCAAGTGACACCAATTCTCCTTTACTCTCCTTCTCAAAATGCTCTTTCATAAACATCATGTTTTCCCTACCGTTTCGCATTTCTTCTATCAATCCATTTTCCTGAATTATTTTTTCTATCGCCTCTCGCGTAGCATCGAAATAACCCTCATCCGCACTTGGGTTCGCTAAGGCGTTGGCTACCATGTTACCGAAATAGTAGTCGTATCCGGAAGGGATTTCCACTTTGGGACGGAGATTTACCGCGTGGTAAATTTCATTAGGGGTGTTCTTTACCTCAGTTTTACGTGCTAATTTAATCCGACTCCAAATAAATGCTGATAAAACCATGGTTAAAGACGGCCGGTTCATATTATCATAGTCAACACATAGCCTTGACCGTAACGCATCACATGTCGATTTATTAAACATGAACCATTTGGTCGCCGGTCTAGTCGCAACTATATCCGGGTTTGGTTCTCCAAACACTGAGGGATGAGGTGGAAATATTTTCCAAATCTGGAAACAAGGGCGTGGGAGCACGCAAACGCAATTGCTATTATTAGCCAACTCGGCCAAGTTTTTATGAACATAGCGAAAGAGAAGCCGTCGGAAATAGCGTGGCTGATTTTTAACCCGATTGCAATACCGCCACACGCGAATGAATTGACTTGGATAACCAAAAGGAGTTTAGTATAGCCTTGGGTTTCGCCGTAAGTGGGTAATAACTGGTCTAGGACTAACACGTCAGCGTTATGAAGAaattgggttaaacgggtatggagTAGGTGGGCTTGGACAAAGGGTACACCTTCGTCGTTGCAGTGGATATAGTTGGAATCTTGGACTCGACCGGCTAAGGGGTAGAAAATGGATAATGTTGCTGGAAGCGAGTCTTTGAGTCGGGTTAGGATGGATGACGGAGTGGGAGTTTGTTTGTTTGAGTAGAAAAAGATTAGTGGCATGAGGACCGGGTTGTTGACATGGTCGAATAACGAGGATTTTAGGTAACGGAGGTGTGGCGGagttggttgagatggtttcatTATATCTTCTGAGATTATTATCATGTTCATCCTCATTTTCAGAATACAAAAATTTTAAcaacaaattcttgtttaagacgaaATAGGTAAATGATCTGTCAATATTTGATAATCCCTTGAAGGGGTCAATTCTATTAGCTTTCAATATATACATGTACAACCCTAATATTGTTAGCTATAAACAAGGAAAGGATCAAGGCCTAGCTATAACTACAAAGATTACATATCAAATATATTCCTAAATATATACAGAGAATATATTTGCTAACACACCCCCGCAGTTGGAGCGGTAGGAGACCGTACGCTCAAACTGGACTTAAAACGATCAAATAAGTGGCGGGGAAGACCTTTAGTGAAGATGTCGGCATACTGATACTCAGACGGAACATGAAGAACCCGAACTTCACCAATTTTTACTTTGTCCCGGACAAAATGGATGTCGATTTCGACATGTTTCGTGCGTTGATGTTGCACCGGGTTGCTTGACAAATAGACCGCGGAAATATTGTCACAGAAAACAAGTGTGGACCGTACAATAGGAATATGTAGCTCAAGGAGTAAATTACGTAACCAACTTGTTTCGGCAACATCGTTAGCGACACCGCGGTATTCGGCCTCAGCACTAGACTTGGACACCGTAGGCTGACGTTTCGAGGACCAAGAGATCAAATTATCTCCCAAAAAGACACAGTAGCCCGAAGTAGAGCGCCGGGAGTCGGGACACCCACCCCAATCAGCATCAGAATATGCCGTGAGATTAAATGACCGGTTGGGGCGAATAGTGAGGCCGTGAGAAGTCGTGCCCTTGAGGTAGGGAATGATGCGctttaaaaattgaaaatgagAGGCACGAGGGTCATGCATGAAGAGGCATACCTGTTGGACCGCATACGCAATGTCGGGCCGAGTAATAGTCAAGTATTGAAGGGCACCGGCAAGGCTTCGATATAGACCCGGGTCCTCAACAGAGGGACCAGTTGACGCACTGAGCTTCGATCCAGGTTCAACGGGCGTATTGCACGGCTTACAATCAGCCATTTTAGCTCGGTTAATAATATCTTTTGCATATTGTGCTTGTGACAAGAACAAACCGTGAGAAGTGCGAGTCACATGTATACCTAAGAAATGATGGAGTTGGCCGAGATCTTTCATGGCAAATTCCCGTGATAAACGGGCGATAATGTCACGTAGTAGTGTAGGATTAGAGGCCGTAAGAACAATATCGTCAACGTAGAGCAACAAATAGGCCGTGGCAGTGTCCGTCTTATAGACAAATAAAGAGGAGTCACACACACTGCTAACGAATCCCTGCGTAAGAATAAACGTGGCAAAGCGATGAAACCAAGCGCGGGgcgcttgtttaagaccatagaGAGACTTACGCAACTTACAAACGTGACCGGGCATAGTAGGGTCAACAAACCCGGGTGG contains:
- the LOC141586239 gene encoding chaperone protein dnaJ A6, chloroplastic, translated to MMNGNGGLFKGFQKGCFLTSNGTVMRPSHRCLRFPTRCLSDFNDYAILGLSPFASKYDVKFAYKRLALKYHPDVIKGDHIAEKNQTFREIKSAYESLMQKFEEEEQLQMAQSFDEYEEWDEWMGFEGGMPASYNSC